In Pleurodeles waltl isolate 20211129_DDA chromosome 5, aPleWal1.hap1.20221129, whole genome shotgun sequence, one genomic interval encodes:
- the POMC gene encoding pro-opiomelanocortin — protein sequence MLRPVWSCVLATLGALLCHTAWAHNQCWESNKCRDLATEGSVLECIRGCKVELSAESPVYPGNGHMQPLSENIRKYIMSHFRWNKFGRKNSTSGNTAGNKREELPSNPMVSLFTTSESQSSGAHDSSKEGEGMERQDSKRSYSMEHFRWGKPVGRKRRPIKVYPNGVEDESSESYPMDLKRDLSLGLDYPEYDSQEGLDNNEVMMGLAEKKDGTYRMHHFRWGTPPKDKRYGGFMTPERSQTPLMTLFKNAIKNAHKKGQ from the exons ATGCTGAGACCAGTATGGAGCTGTGTCCTTGCCACACTTGGAGCCTTATTATGCCACACAGCCTGGGCCCACAACCAGTGCTGGGAAAGCAACAAATGCCGAGACCTGGCTACCGAGGGCAGTGTATTG GAATGTATCAGAGGTTGTAAAGTGGAACTGTCAGCGGAATCCCCCGTCTACCCTGGTAATGGCCACATGCAGCCTCTGTCAGAGAACATTAGGAAATATATTATGAGCCACTTCCGCTGGAACAAATTCGGCAGAAAGAACAGCACCAGCGGTAACACTGCAGGAAACAAGAGAGAAGAGCTCCCCAGCAATCCAATGGTCAGTCTCTTCACCACATCAGAGAGCCAGAGCAGCGGCGCCCATGACAGCAGCAAAGAGGGCGAGGGCATGGAAAGGCAAGATAGCAAACGCTCCTACTCCATGGAGCACTTCCGGTGGGGGAAACCAGTTGGCAGGAAGAGGCGGCCCATCAAGGTGTACCCCAACGGCGTTGAAGATGAGTCCTCCGAGAGCTATCCCATGGATCTCAAAAGAGACCTCTCACTAGGGCTCGACTACCCCGAATACGACTCCCAAGAAGGCTTGGATAACAATGAGGTGATGATGGGCCTTGCAGAGAAAAAGGATGGAACCTACAGGATGCATCACTTCCGGTGGGGAACGCCACCCAAGGACAAGCGCTATGGTGGGTTCATGACCCCTGAGCGGAGTCAAACCCCACTAATGACTCTATTCAAAAATGCCATCAAGAACGCCCACAAAAAAGGCCAGTAG